Proteins from a single region of Nocardiopsis dassonvillei subsp. dassonvillei DSM 43111:
- a CDS encoding TetR/AcrR family transcriptional regulator, producing the protein MDTGADREPRQERSRATRARLLEAAVACLAEEGTAGATVGAVARRAGVSRGAAQHHFPTREDLFLAVLRHMLDSRGAELRRGAAAVPEGGGRTEAVVQMVVDAFTGTDFRAALQLWSAAASDPVLRERIIPMEERMGREIHRAAVELLGVDESVPGVRETVQATLDLARGLGLANLLTDDGPRRRRIVRQWARTLDGQLRTPAP; encoded by the coding sequence GTGGACACAGGGGCCGACCGCGAGCCGCGCCAGGAACGCAGCCGGGCCACCCGAGCCCGACTGCTGGAGGCCGCCGTGGCCTGCCTGGCCGAGGAGGGCACGGCCGGCGCCACCGTGGGCGCGGTCGCGCGGCGGGCCGGGGTGTCGCGCGGGGCCGCCCAGCACCACTTCCCCACCCGCGAGGACCTCTTTCTGGCCGTGCTGCGGCACATGCTCGACAGCCGCGGCGCGGAGCTGCGGCGCGGCGCGGCCGCCGTCCCCGAGGGCGGCGGCCGCACCGAGGCGGTCGTGCAGATGGTCGTGGACGCCTTCACCGGAACGGACTTCCGCGCCGCCCTCCAGCTGTGGTCGGCCGCCGCCAGCGACCCGGTCCTGCGCGAGCGCATCATCCCCATGGAGGAGCGGATGGGCCGGGAGATCCACCGGGCCGCCGTGGAACTGCTGGGGGTGGACGAGTCGGTCCCCGGGGTCCGCGAGACCGTCCAGGCCACCCTCGACCTGGCACGCGGCCTGGGACTGGCCAACCTGCTCACCGACGACGGGCCCCGGCGCCGCCGGATCGTGCGCCAGTGGGCGCGCACCCTGGACGGGCAACTGCGGACCCCGGCACCGTGA
- a CDS encoding acyl-CoA dehydrogenase family protein, which translates to MTGAMTFNEPAERVDLRSAVSAFAAGYGSEYYRARAKEGAYLTELWREAGGLGYLGVNIPEEYGGGGGGIGDLAAVLEELSAAGCPTLMMVVSPAICGTVLTRFGTPEQRARWLPGLATGETIMAFAITEPDAGSNSHRITTTARSDGGGWVLNGRKTFISGVDVADAVMVVGRVQDEDTGRLSAALFAVPTDAPGFEARRIEMDLVSPDHQYQLFLDDVRLPADALVGDPGAGLLQLFAGLNPERIMAASLASGSARHALDKAVAYARERTVWRDTPIGAHQGLAHPLAQVKIELEQARLMTQHAALRYDSGDDAGAGEAANMAKYAAAEACVRAVDQAVQTLGGNGLASEYGLGSAIAAARLARIAPVSREMVLNYVAQQSLGLPRSY; encoded by the coding sequence GTGACCGGTGCCATGACCTTCAACGAACCCGCCGAGCGGGTCGACCTGCGCTCCGCCGTGTCCGCGTTCGCCGCGGGGTACGGGTCCGAGTACTACCGGGCCCGCGCCAAGGAGGGCGCCTACCTCACCGAACTGTGGCGCGAGGCGGGCGGGCTCGGCTACCTCGGCGTCAACATCCCCGAGGAGTACGGGGGCGGGGGCGGCGGCATCGGCGACCTGGCCGCCGTCCTGGAGGAGCTCAGCGCGGCCGGGTGCCCCACCCTGATGATGGTGGTCTCCCCGGCCATCTGCGGCACCGTCCTGACCCGCTTCGGCACCCCCGAACAGCGCGCGCGCTGGCTGCCCGGCCTGGCCACGGGCGAGACCATCATGGCCTTCGCCATCACCGAGCCCGACGCCGGGTCCAACTCCCACCGCATCACCACCACCGCCCGGAGCGACGGCGGCGGCTGGGTGCTCAACGGCCGCAAGACCTTCATCTCCGGCGTGGACGTGGCCGACGCCGTCATGGTCGTCGGACGCGTCCAGGACGAGGACACCGGGCGCCTGTCCGCCGCGCTGTTCGCGGTGCCCACCGACGCCCCGGGGTTCGAGGCCCGCCGGATCGAGATGGACCTGGTCAGCCCCGACCACCAGTACCAGCTGTTCCTGGACGACGTGCGCCTGCCCGCCGACGCACTGGTCGGCGACCCCGGGGCCGGGCTCCTCCAGCTCTTCGCCGGACTCAACCCCGAGCGCATCATGGCCGCGTCCCTGGCCTCGGGCAGCGCCCGCCACGCCCTGGACAAGGCGGTGGCCTACGCCAGGGAGCGCACGGTCTGGCGCGACACCCCCATCGGCGCCCACCAGGGGCTGGCCCACCCGCTGGCGCAGGTCAAGATCGAGCTGGAGCAGGCCCGCCTGATGACCCAGCACGCTGCGCTCCGCTACGATTCCGGCGACGACGCGGGGGCGGGGGAGGCGGCCAACATGGCCAAGTACGCCGCCGCGGAGGCGTGCGTGCGCGCGGTCGACCAGGCCGTGCAGACCCTGGGCGGCAACGGTCTGGCCAGCGAGTACGGGCTGGGGTCGGCGATCGCCGCCGCCCGCCTGGCGCGCATCGCGCCGGTGAGCCGGGAGATGGTGCTCAACTACGTGGCGCAGCAGTCCCTCGGCCTGCCCAGGTCGTACTGA
- a CDS encoding ATP-binding protein produces the protein MNHTPSAVPSGGSAEAGATAPGRPAPPRPVTRLLVANRGEIARRILRTCRSLGVATVAVHAPGEEDAAHVAEADTAVRLPLPQGRGPVDAYLDPDAVVAAARASGADAVHPGYGFLSENPALARAVTGAGLTWIGPPAEAVESMGAKTRAKRIARDAGVPVADALDPERVRPEHLPVLVKAVSGGGGRGMRVVRDLADLPAEAAAARAEAASAFGDPAVFCEPYVPHGRHVEVQVLADTHGTVWALGERDCSLQRRHQKVVEETPAPGLPDDLRERLHEAARRLARAIGYTGAGTAEFLVPVGEEGFGEPVFLEMNTRLQVEHPVTECVTGLDLVEWQIRVAEGEALPGGGPPAPRGHAVQARLYAEDPRDGWRPRTGVLHAFDVPADTRFAAPPAFGVRLDSGVEPGDTVGADFDPLLAKVVAHGRDRRDALRRLAAALAAARVHGVGTNRDLLVRALRHPAFAGAETRPEGLHTGYLDGDRLSALVQPLADPATERLAALAASLSAAEAARADAATPAGIPANWRGLPSQPFVRQHDVDGDETRRTTTAYRTLRGSYLTEQAGVRVLSAAPDRVVLEADGLRRAFDVHRPAAGGDVHVDSPLGSVTLTPVDPLPEPEAAVDPGALPAPMPGTVTAVEVAVGERVEPGQTLLRMEAMKTEHRVTAPAAGAVREIPVAAGQRVPAGAPLAVLDYEGATP, from the coding sequence GTGAACCACACGCCCTCCGCCGTCCCCTCCGGTGGTTCCGCCGAGGCGGGCGCCACGGCCCCCGGCCGACCCGCCCCGCCGCGCCCCGTCACCCGCCTCCTGGTCGCCAACCGGGGCGAGATCGCCCGCCGGATCCTGCGCACCTGCCGCTCCCTGGGCGTGGCCACCGTCGCCGTGCACGCCCCCGGCGAGGAGGACGCCGCGCACGTGGCCGAGGCCGACACCGCCGTGCGCCTGCCCCTGCCCCAGGGACGCGGCCCCGTGGACGCCTACCTCGACCCCGACGCCGTGGTGGCCGCCGCCCGCGCCTCCGGCGCCGACGCCGTCCACCCCGGCTACGGCTTCCTGTCCGAGAACCCCGCCCTGGCCCGCGCCGTCACCGGCGCCGGGCTGACCTGGATCGGCCCCCCGGCCGAGGCCGTCGAGAGCATGGGCGCCAAGACCCGGGCCAAACGCATCGCCCGGGACGCCGGGGTGCCCGTCGCCGACGCCCTGGACCCCGAGCGGGTGCGCCCCGAACACCTGCCCGTGCTGGTCAAGGCCGTCTCCGGCGGCGGCGGACGCGGCATGCGCGTGGTCCGCGACCTGGCCGACCTGCCCGCCGAGGCCGCCGCCGCCCGCGCCGAGGCGGCCTCGGCCTTCGGCGACCCGGCGGTGTTCTGCGAGCCCTACGTCCCCCACGGCCGCCACGTCGAGGTGCAGGTCCTGGCCGACACCCACGGCACCGTGTGGGCCCTGGGCGAACGCGACTGCTCCCTCCAGCGCCGCCACCAGAAGGTCGTCGAGGAGACGCCCGCCCCCGGCCTGCCCGACGACCTGCGCGAACGCCTGCACGAGGCCGCCCGCCGCCTGGCCCGCGCCATCGGCTACACCGGCGCCGGAACGGCCGAGTTCCTCGTCCCCGTGGGGGAGGAGGGCTTCGGCGAACCGGTCTTCCTGGAGATGAACACCCGGCTCCAGGTCGAACACCCCGTCACCGAGTGCGTCACCGGGCTGGACCTGGTCGAGTGGCAGATCCGCGTCGCCGAGGGCGAGGCCCTGCCCGGGGGCGGCCCGCCCGCGCCGCGCGGCCACGCCGTCCAGGCCCGCCTGTACGCCGAGGACCCCCGCGACGGCTGGCGGCCCCGCACCGGCGTCCTGCACGCCTTCGACGTCCCCGCCGACACCCGCTTCGCCGCGCCGCCCGCCTTCGGGGTGCGCCTGGACAGCGGCGTCGAACCCGGCGACACCGTCGGCGCGGACTTCGACCCCCTGCTCGCCAAGGTCGTCGCCCACGGGCGCGACCGCCGCGACGCGCTGCGCCGCTTGGCCGCGGCCCTGGCCGCCGCGCGCGTGCACGGGGTGGGCACCAACCGCGACCTGCTCGTGCGGGCGCTGCGCCACCCCGCCTTCGCCGGGGCCGAGACCCGCCCCGAGGGGCTGCACACCGGCTACCTGGACGGCGACCGCCTCAGCGCACTCGTCCAGCCCCTGGCCGACCCTGCCACCGAACGCCTCGCCGCGCTGGCCGCGTCCCTGTCCGCCGCCGAGGCCGCCCGCGCCGACGCCGCCACCCCCGCCGGGATCCCCGCCAACTGGCGCGGCCTGCCCTCCCAGCCCTTCGTCCGCCAGCACGACGTCGACGGCGACGAGACGAGGAGGACCACCACCGCCTACCGCACCCTGAGGGGGTCCTACCTGACCGAACAGGCCGGTGTCCGCGTGCTCTCGGCCGCACCCGACCGGGTGGTCCTGGAGGCGGACGGCCTGCGCCGCGCCTTCGACGTCCACCGCCCCGCCGCGGGCGGCGACGTCCACGTCGACTCCCCCCTGGGGTCGGTCACCCTCACCCCCGTCGACCCCCTGCCCGAACCCGAGGCCGCGGTCGACCCCGGCGCCCTGCCCGCGCCCATGCCCGGCACGGTCACCGCCGTGGAGGTCGCCGTGGGCGAGCGGGTCGAACCCGGGCAGACCCTGCTGCGCATGGAAGCCATGAAGACGGAGCACCGCGTCACCGCCCCCGCCGCCGGTGCCGTCCGGGAGATCCCGGTCGCGGCGGGGCAGAGGGTGCCCGCCGGGGCGCCCCTCGCCGTCCTCGACTACGAAGGGGCCACGCCGTGA
- a CDS encoding acyl-CoA carboxylase subunit beta, with protein sequence MSVLRSGLDTASPAFAEAREAMLAKLAEIDAEHAEALAGGGRRYVERHRARGGLLARERIELLLDEGSPFLELSPLAAWGSDFHVGASLVTGVGSVSGVECVLVANDPTVRGGSSNPWTLKKTARAAEIAERNRMPLVSLVESGGADLPTQKEIFIPGGRAFRDLTRLSAAGIPTVALVFGNSTAGGAYIPGMSDHVVMVRERSKVFLGGPPLVRAATGEESDDESLGGARMHAEVSGLADHLAEDERDAIRIGRRIVARLGHTKAGPAPRPSAPEPLYPAEDLLGIMPPDLRVPVDPREIIARLVDGSVFDEFKPSYGGGLVTGWADLHGYPVGVLANDHGVLFSAEAQKAAQFIQLANRAHTPLVFLHNTTGYMVGREYEQGGIIKHGSMMINAVSNSTVPHFSVLVGASYGAGHYGMCGRAYDPRFLFAWPSARSAVMGPRQLAEVLSIVARQSAAGKGQPYDEDQDAALREMVERQVEAESLPLFLSGRVYDDGVIDPRDTRTVLGLCLSYAHNAPVRGTDRFGVFRM encoded by the coding sequence GTGAGCGTGCTCAGGAGCGGGCTCGACACCGCCTCACCCGCCTTCGCCGAGGCCCGCGAGGCGATGCTCGCCAAGCTCGCCGAGATCGACGCCGAGCACGCCGAGGCCCTGGCCGGGGGAGGGCGGCGCTACGTGGAGCGCCACCGCGCCCGGGGCGGCCTGCTGGCCCGCGAGAGGATCGAACTCCTCCTGGACGAGGGCAGCCCCTTCCTGGAGCTGTCGCCGCTCGCCGCCTGGGGCAGCGACTTCCACGTCGGCGCCAGCCTCGTCACCGGCGTGGGCTCGGTCTCCGGCGTGGAGTGCGTGCTGGTGGCCAACGACCCCACCGTGCGCGGCGGCTCCAGCAACCCGTGGACCCTGAAGAAGACCGCCCGGGCCGCCGAGATCGCCGAACGCAACCGGATGCCGCTGGTCAGCCTGGTGGAGTCCGGCGGCGCCGACCTGCCCACCCAGAAGGAGATCTTCATCCCGGGCGGTCGCGCCTTCCGCGACCTGACCCGCCTGTCCGCCGCCGGAATCCCCACCGTCGCGCTGGTCTTCGGCAACTCCACCGCCGGGGGCGCCTACATCCCCGGCATGAGCGACCACGTGGTCATGGTGCGCGAGCGCTCCAAGGTGTTCCTGGGCGGGCCGCCGCTGGTACGGGCGGCCACGGGTGAGGAGAGCGACGACGAGTCGCTGGGCGGGGCCCGCATGCACGCCGAGGTCTCCGGCCTGGCCGACCACCTGGCCGAGGACGAGCGCGACGCGATCCGTATCGGAAGGCGGATCGTGGCCCGCCTGGGACACACCAAGGCGGGGCCCGCCCCGCGCCCGTCGGCACCCGAACCCCTCTACCCGGCCGAGGACCTGCTCGGGATCATGCCGCCCGACCTGCGCGTGCCCGTGGACCCGCGCGAGATCATCGCCCGCCTCGTGGACGGCTCGGTGTTCGACGAGTTCAAGCCCTCCTACGGCGGCGGCCTGGTCACCGGCTGGGCCGACCTGCACGGCTACCCCGTCGGCGTGCTCGCCAACGACCACGGCGTGCTCTTCAGCGCCGAGGCCCAGAAGGCCGCCCAGTTCATCCAGCTCGCCAACCGCGCGCACACGCCGCTGGTGTTCCTGCACAACACCACCGGCTACATGGTCGGCCGCGAGTACGAGCAGGGCGGCATCATCAAGCACGGCTCGATGATGATCAACGCCGTCTCCAACAGCACCGTCCCCCACTTCTCGGTGCTCGTGGGCGCCTCCTACGGCGCGGGCCACTACGGGATGTGCGGGCGGGCCTACGACCCGCGCTTCCTGTTCGCCTGGCCCAGCGCCCGCTCCGCCGTCATGGGCCCCCGCCAGCTCGCCGAGGTGCTGTCCATCGTCGCCCGCCAGTCCGCGGCGGGGAAGGGGCAGCCCTACGACGAGGACCAGGACGCCGCCCTGCGGGAGATGGTGGAGCGCCAGGTCGAGGCCGAGTCACTGCCCCTGTTCCTGTCCGGGCGGGTCTACGACGACGGCGTCATCGACCCCCGCGACACCCGCACCGTCCTGGGCCTGTGCCTGTCCTACGCCCACAACGCCCCCGTCCGGGGCACCGACCGCTTCGGCGTCTTCCGAATGTGA
- a CDS encoding acyclic terpene utilization AtuA family protein: protein MIGVTLVSMTAAATPAPPLLVANASGFYGDRFAAVHEMLTEGRVDVLTGDYLAELTMAILGRDQLGDPGRGYARTFLSQMRETLALVMERGTRVVTNAGGLNPRGLADRLTELADGLGLEPRIACVTGDDLIDRAEELDLGTPLTANAYLGAFGIAACLEAGADIVVTGRVTDASLAVGPAAAHFGWTPGDLDALAGATVAGHVIECGTQATGGNYALAAELLREGRDLDRPGFPLAEIHADGSAVITKHPGTGGAVTTGTVTAQLVYEVAGARYPGPDVTARLDTVRLTRQGPDRVLLSGTRGEEPPPDLKVGLTSLTGFRNEVEFLVTGLDAGAKAAQAERQMRAALADRAPDDLRFTLVPAQDPHGDTQDAATARLRVVARDHDPAVVGRSFGAAAVELALGSYAGFHLTAPPREARPDGVAATHALVPASEVAHTAILPDGARMPVAPAPRTRALTGVAEPPLPEPLPRGPARPVPLGLVLGARSGDKGADANLGVWVRGETAWRWLATTLTADLLRELLPETAGLRVTRHLLPNLRAANFWIEGLLAPGTARREGVDPQAKGLGEWLRARRVPVPETVLAEVEQP, encoded by the coding sequence GTGATCGGTGTCACCCTCGTGTCCATGACCGCTGCTGCCACCCCGGCGCCCCCGCTGCTGGTCGCGAACGCCTCCGGTTTCTACGGGGACCGCTTCGCCGCCGTCCACGAGATGCTCACCGAGGGGCGCGTGGACGTCCTCACCGGCGACTACCTGGCCGAGCTCACCATGGCCATCCTCGGCCGCGACCAGCTCGGCGACCCCGGCCGCGGCTACGCCCGGACCTTCCTGAGCCAGATGCGCGAGACCCTGGCGCTGGTCATGGAACGCGGCACCAGGGTGGTCACCAACGCGGGCGGCCTCAACCCGCGCGGCCTCGCCGACCGGCTCACCGAACTCGCCGACGGGCTCGGCCTCGAACCCCGCATCGCCTGCGTCACCGGCGACGACCTCATCGACCGCGCCGAGGAACTCGACCTGGGCACCCCCCTGACCGCCAACGCCTACCTGGGCGCCTTCGGCATCGCCGCCTGCCTGGAGGCGGGCGCCGACATCGTCGTCACCGGCCGCGTCACCGACGCCTCCCTGGCCGTGGGCCCGGCCGCCGCCCACTTCGGCTGGACCCCCGGGGACCTGGACGCCCTGGCCGGGGCCACCGTCGCCGGGCACGTCATCGAGTGCGGGACCCAGGCCACCGGCGGCAACTACGCCCTGGCCGCCGAACTCCTGCGCGAGGGCCGCGACCTGGACCGGCCCGGCTTCCCCCTCGCCGAGATCCACGCCGACGGCAGCGCGGTCATCACCAAGCACCCCGGCACCGGCGGCGCCGTCACCACCGGGACCGTCACCGCCCAGCTCGTCTACGAGGTCGCCGGAGCCCGCTACCCCGGCCCCGACGTCACCGCCCGCCTGGACACCGTGCGCCTCACCAGGCAGGGGCCCGACCGCGTCCTGCTCAGCGGAACCCGCGGCGAGGAACCTCCCCCCGACCTCAAGGTCGGACTGACCAGCCTCACGGGCTTTCGCAACGAGGTCGAGTTCCTGGTCACCGGCCTGGACGCCGGGGCCAAGGCCGCACAGGCCGAACGCCAGATGCGCGCAGCCCTCGCCGACCGCGCGCCCGACGACCTGCGCTTCACCCTCGTGCCAGCCCAGGACCCCCACGGCGACACCCAGGACGCGGCCACCGCACGCCTGCGGGTGGTCGCCCGCGACCACGACCCCGCGGTCGTGGGCCGCTCCTTCGGGGCGGCCGCCGTGGAGCTGGCCCTGGGCAGCTACGCCGGATTCCACCTCACCGCGCCGCCGCGCGAGGCCCGACCCGACGGGGTCGCCGCCACGCACGCGCTCGTGCCCGCCTCCGAGGTCGCCCACACCGCGATCCTGCCCGACGGCGCCAGGATGCCCGTCGCGCCCGCGCCCCGCACCCGGGCCCTGACCGGGGTCGCCGAGCCCCCGCTGCCCGAACCCCTGCCCCGAGGCCCCGCGCGCCCGGTCCCGCTCGGCCTGGTCCTGGGCGCGCGCAGCGGCGACAAGGGCGCCGACGCCAACCTGGGCGTGTGGGTGCGCGGAGAGACGGCGTGGCGGTGGCTGGCCACCACCCTGACCGCCGACCTGCTGCGCGAACTCCTGCCCGAGACCGCCGGACTGCGCGTCACCCGGCACCTGCTGCCCAACCTGCGGGCCGCCAACTTCTGGATCGAGGGCCTGCTCGCCCCCGGCACCGCGCGCCGCGAGGGCGTGGACCCCCAGGCCAAGGGGCTGGGCGAGTGGCTGCGCGCCCGCCGCGTCCCCGTCCCCGAGACCGTGTTGGCGGAGGTGGAGCAGCCGTGA